The following is a genomic window from Coriobacteriaceae bacterium.
GCGAATACTCATGGCGCAGCATAGCGTGTGGACGGCCCTGCGCACTGCGGGCTCCGCCGTGCACGCGCTCGATCTCGCCCAGGCTCGCAAGCTCCTCAAGGTCACGGCGGATCGTCATATCCGAGACACCTAACGCATCCGAAATCTCCTTGACCGAGACCGTTCCCTGTTCCTCGAGCAGCTGCCGAACCTTATCCTGTCGCTCCGCTTTAATCACGATGAGTCCTCGCTGTTCCACGCTCACGTCAATTCAAACAGTAACGAACAAATTGTATCAGACTCGTGCGCGTCAAAAATCAACGCCAGCACAGCTCCAATCATCACTTTTTTGAGAAAAATACCCCCTGCTTTAGTGGGGTGTAGTGATAATCCCGCCTGTTCGCGCTACAGTTTGTCGGAAATACCTCGATGTTAGGAACCAAATGATCACTTCCGAGCTTTTCGGCACCGCGCCGTGCGGTACCCCCGTTCATCGTTACACCCTCAACGGGCCCGAGATCTGCGTTCGCATTATGGACTATGGCGCCACCGTGCTGGGCATCGATGTGCCCGACATTCCCGGCAACGTGCGCGATGTGGTGCTGGGCTTCGATAAGCTCGAGGATTACTTTGACAACCCCGCCTGCTTTGGCGCGACCATCGGTCCCGTGGCCAACCGCACCGCGGGCGCCACGATCACTATCGACGGCACGGACTGGCATATGCCGGCCAACGAGGGCGTCAACAACCTGCACAGCGATCTTGAGCACGGCCTGCACAAGCGCGTGTGGGACGCCGAGCTCGACGAGGCCCACAATGCCGTGCGTATGACTACCTCACTCGAGGATGGCGAGCTGGGTCTTCCCGGCAATCGCACGTTTACAGCCGTTTTTACCGTAACGCCGACGGGCCGCTTCCGCATCGAGTACAGCTGCGAGAGCGACCGCGCCACCTACGTGTCCATGACCAACCACACGTACTTTAACCTTGCCGGCCACAACGCCGGCATGGACTGTGAGCACTTCTTTGTTGCCAACGCCGCCCACTACCTGCCCATTAACGAGCAGAACATTCCCACCGGCGAGATCGCTTCGGTCGAGGGCACGCCGTTTGACTTCCGTGAGTTGCGCCCCGTTGCCCCCGGTATGGAGGCCGACGATCCGCAGATTAAGCAGGCCCGTGGTTACGATCACTGCCTGTGCATCGGCGGCTACCAGTACGGCCGCAACCTGCGTCACGCCCTGCATGTTGAGGAGATGTGGACTGGCCGCGAGATGGATTACTACACCACCGCCCCGGGCGTGCAGCTCTACACCGGCAACTGGCTGGGCGACGAGCACGCCAAGGACGACGCCAACTATGGCTGGGGCGCCGGCTTTGCCCTCGAGGCCGAGATGTATCCC
Proteins encoded in this region:
- a CDS encoding galactose mutarotase, with protein sequence MITSELFGTAPCGTPVHRYTLNGPEICVRIMDYGATVLGIDVPDIPGNVRDVVLGFDKLEDYFDNPACFGATIGPVANRTAGATITIDGTDWHMPANEGVNNLHSDLEHGLHKRVWDAELDEAHNAVRMTTSLEDGELGLPGNRTFTAVFTVTPTGRFRIEYSCESDRATYVSMTNHTYFNLAGHNAGMDCEHFFVANAAHYLPINEQNIPTGEIASVEGTPFDFRELRPVAPGMEADDPQIKQARGYDHCLCIGGYQYGRNLRHALHVEEMWTGREMDYYTTAPGVQLYTGNWLGDEHAKDDANYGWGAGFALEAEMYPDTPHHALFPQGIVGPGHPYSNVIEYHFMRH